A genomic stretch from Cellulomonas sp. KRMCY2 includes:
- a CDS encoding EutN/CcmL family microcompartment protein codes for MRIARVIGSAVATVKAPSLVGHKLLVVREADERNEVTGPAFVAVDVVGAGSGELVLLAEGSGARETSTTTDQPVDAIIVGILDSLEVDGTVTFRKS; via the coding sequence ATGCGCATCGCCAGGGTCATCGGATCCGCAGTCGCGACGGTCAAGGCCCCCAGCCTCGTCGGCCACAAGCTCCTCGTCGTCCGGGAGGCGGACGAGAGGAACGAGGTGACCGGCCCGGCGTTCGTGGCGGTCGATGTGGTCGGTGCCGGCTCGGGCGAGCTCGTCCTGCTCGCCGAGGGCAGCGGTGCGCGCGAGACGTCGACCACCACCGACCAGCCGGTCGACGCGATCATCGTGGGTATCCTCGACTCCCTCGAGGTCGACGGCACCGTCACGTTCCGCAAGAGCTGA
- a CDS encoding ethanolamine ammonia-lyase reactivating factor EutA — translation MPGPQREVLSVGIDVGTTTTQVVFSRLVLHDVARPGQVPRIQVDEKSVVHRGEVHLTPLTGPDEVDARALAELVSGEYARAGVSPGSIETGAVIVTGETARTKNAEAILQALSSDAGDFVVTIAGPNAEAQIAGRGSGAARWSADHYEQVTSVDIGGGTSNAAIFRMGRHLGSSAIAVGGRQLEIDAAGTVLRVAPPGRAIADSLRLGFQVGSRASLEDLRRFCDAMADMVVDLVTGVAVTVGPGIQLTPPLVDAQASTSVFLTGGIGACYYERPDAGTTADVARYGDVGPLLADALHRNPRLAALTVREPPETLRATVLGAAGQTVTLSGSTIWVDSSLLPLRNIPVLRPAMPGRGGGPSFAEAVTEAAARWDLDADAQAAIVVDLPAELGYTSLQSIVAEIAEYHDATPGDRPLVLVLQQDYAQVLGQTLQASRPGLPLIAIDQVGLGEGDFIDIGMPILDGRAVPLSIKTLVFYD, via the coding sequence ATGCCCGGTCCGCAGCGGGAGGTTCTGAGCGTCGGGATCGACGTCGGGACCACCACCACCCAGGTCGTCTTCTCACGCCTGGTGCTGCACGACGTCGCGAGGCCGGGCCAGGTACCGCGGATCCAGGTCGACGAGAAGTCCGTCGTGCACCGCGGCGAGGTGCACCTCACGCCCCTGACCGGGCCGGACGAGGTGGACGCCCGAGCTCTGGCCGAGCTGGTCAGCGGCGAGTACGCCCGCGCCGGCGTCTCCCCCGGCTCGATCGAGACCGGCGCGGTGATCGTCACCGGCGAGACGGCCCGGACGAAGAACGCCGAGGCGATCCTGCAGGCCCTGTCCAGCGACGCCGGGGACTTCGTCGTGACGATCGCCGGGCCGAACGCCGAGGCGCAGATCGCGGGTCGCGGATCGGGCGCGGCGCGCTGGTCGGCGGACCACTACGAGCAGGTCACGAGCGTCGACATCGGTGGTGGCACGTCCAACGCCGCGATCTTCCGGATGGGTCGTCATCTGGGCTCGTCAGCCATCGCGGTCGGTGGGCGACAGCTCGAGATCGACGCCGCAGGCACCGTGCTGCGCGTGGCGCCACCCGGCCGCGCCATCGCCGACTCGCTGCGGCTCGGCTTCCAGGTCGGCAGCCGGGCGAGCCTGGAGGACCTGCGCCGCTTCTGCGACGCGATGGCGGACATGGTCGTCGACCTGGTGACGGGCGTTGCGGTCACCGTCGGGCCCGGGATCCAGCTGACTCCTCCGCTCGTCGACGCGCAAGCCTCGACGTCGGTGTTCCTCACCGGCGGCATCGGTGCCTGCTACTACGAGCGGCCCGATGCCGGCACGACGGCGGATGTCGCCCGATACGGCGACGTCGGCCCGTTGCTGGCAGACGCCCTGCACCGGAACCCCCGGCTGGCCGCCCTGACGGTGCGCGAGCCACCGGAGACCCTGCGCGCCACGGTGCTCGGCGCGGCCGGCCAGACCGTGACGCTGAGCGGCTCGACGATCTGGGTGGACTCCTCGCTCCTGCCGCTGCGCAACATCCCGGTCCTGAGGCCGGCCATGCCGGGTCGCGGTGGCGGCCCGTCGTTCGCGGAGGCCGTCACAGAGGCGGCGGCCCGGTGGGACCTCGACGCGGACGCCCAGGCGGCGATCGTCGTCGACCTGCCCGCCGAGCTCGGCTACACCTCGCTGCAGTCCATCGTGGCCGAGATCGCCGAGTACCACGACGCCACGCCCGGCGACCGTCCGCTCGTGCTCGTCCTGCAGCAGGACTACGCGCAGGTCCTCGGCCAGACGCTCCAGGCCAGCCGGCCCGGGCTGCCGCTCATCGCCATCGACCAGGTCGGCCTGGGTGAGGGCGACTTCATCGACATCGGGATGCCAATCCTCGACGGACGTGCGGTGCCCCTGTCCATCAAGACGCTGGTGTTCTATGACTGA